The Pygocentrus nattereri isolate fPygNat1 chromosome 4, fPygNat1.pri, whole genome shotgun sequence genome includes a window with the following:
- the c4h8orf82 gene encoding UPF0598 protein C8orf82 homolog → MTVVGLLCCGRRNATWLRVAVRVPAVFWREKASYTQGQSPEARIREYFYYIDHQGQLFLDDTKVKNFVTCFKDQQFLVFFFKQLKVNQTGRYQQHFPFISLCGRERNFLRCDDLPVVYTHLLSESGCEERLSYCGGGVKLTVPFQPQSLFMHPVSGRVYHPAPEHVGGVGLVRSALSIELSPHFQYSAGQDNTSQPTHFLWAGQQHTLTNELSRRFLLQ, encoded by the exons ATGACTGTAGTCGGGCTGCTCTGTTGTGGGAGGAGAAACGCTACATGGCTTCGAGTGGCCGTGCGCGTGCCCGCGGTGTTTTGGCGAGAGAAGGCCTCCTACACGCAAGGACAGAGTCCGGAGGCGCGCATCCGCGAGTATTTCTACTACATTGATCATCAAGGACAG CTCTTTTTGGATGATACCAAAGTGAAGAACTTTGTCACTTGCTTCAAAG ATCAACAGTTTCTTGTGTTCTTCTTTAAACAATTGAAAGTCAATCAGACTGGCCGTTACCAACAGCACTTCCCCTTTATCTCACTGTGTGGACGTGAGAGGAACTTCCTACGCTGTGATGATCTTCCAGTTGTCTACACTCACTTGTTGTCTGAGTCGGGCTGTGAGGAACGTCTGTCATACTGCGGAGGCGGGGTTAAACTGACAGTTCCATTCCAACCACAATCCTTGTTCATGCATCCAGTCAGTGGCAGAGTGTACCACCCTGCTCCTGAGCATGTAGGGGGTGTTGGATTGGTACGCTCTGCACTGTCCATAGAGCTCAGCCCTCACTTTCAGTACTCTGCAGGGCAGGACAACACTTCCCAGCCTACTCATTTCCTATGGGCCGGGCagcaacacacactgaccaatGAGCTGTCCAGACGTTTCCTTCTGCAGTGA